From a region of the Danio aesculapii chromosome 4, fDanAes4.1, whole genome shotgun sequence genome:
- the mrps33 gene encoding 28S ribosomal protein S33, mitochondrial: MAGLSNYALRMARLSARIFGDVSRQTDGRSMKVVELFKEPPLAQRKEVYDWYPPHKIYYSMTQRLRYMGLFRDEHQDFKEEMRRMRKLRGKGRPNKGEGKRATKKK, encoded by the exons ATGGCTGGTCTTTCTAACTATGCTCTTCGCATGGCCCGTCTGAGTGCTCGAATCTTTGGAGACGTCTCCCGCCAGACAGACGGCAGGTCTATGAAAGTGGTGGAGTTATTTAAAGAGCCCCCATTGGCCCAGAGAAAAGAAGTGTATGACTGGTACCCTCCACACAAAATTTACTACTCGATGACCCAGAGACTTCGATACATGGGGCTTTTCAG GGACGAACACCAGGATTTCAAGGAGGAAATGAGACGCATGAGGAAACTGCGGGGTAAAGGGAGACCCAACAAGGGAGAAGGAAAGAGAGCCACAAAGAAGAAGTAG